Proteins found in one Gemmatimonadaceae bacterium genomic segment:
- a CDS encoding DUF6036 family nucleotidyltransferase — translation MTREELEHAIRAACDVSGDAAVYVFGSQSILGQYPDAPSSLRQSGEADMAPVSAANMTDAIDANLGELSLFHQTYGFYVHGVGIEAATLPSGWERRAIAVRSNNTRDKTGWCLEAHDLAVSKLVAWRERDKDFVRILLAEGLIEPRKLLLRISQLQDHERATSQHRRRMRDWISGNLKDLGRAS, via the coding sequence GTGACACGTGAAGAACTCGAGCACGCAATTCGAGCCGCCTGCGATGTTTCTGGAGACGCCGCCGTTTACGTATTCGGCTCTCAGTCAATCCTCGGACAATACCCAGACGCTCCGTCATCATTGAGGCAGTCCGGAGAGGCTGACATGGCCCCCGTGAGCGCAGCAAACATGACTGATGCTATCGACGCTAATCTTGGTGAGCTGTCGCTATTCCATCAAACCTATGGATTCTACGTGCACGGTGTCGGGATCGAGGCCGCAACCCTTCCCAGTGGCTGGGAGCGACGCGCGATTGCAGTGCGCAGCAATAACACCCGAGACAAGACGGGATGGTGTCTCGAAGCGCATGACTTGGCGGTGAGCAAGCTTGTCGCATGGCGCGAGAGGGATAAAGACTTCGTCCGTATACTTCTCGCTGAAGGACTAATCGAACCACGCAAGCTTCTGCTTCGCATATCACAACTGCAGGATCATGAGCGCGCGACCTCCCAACATCGGCGTCGAATGCGCGACTGGATCAGCGGGAACTTGAAGGACCTAGGTCGCGCGTCATGA
- a CDS encoding ribonuclease H translates to MNFDLFRAGLPVEPVHVGDPALVAIYADESCLGNGRDGDNPGGAGGLVEMVDPGTGNLHRWDYWVAERATTNNRMALRSVIEAFGELSGMNRPFRVVFTSDSKYIVEGMRSWVAGWIRRGWRRQGGAIENLALWKEAVASVGAYECRWEWVRGHNGQPQNEYANHLATRAAAEQSNSGGLRPSDFDNWLAEWRTKKNGSRDMAPFPDPETFKASPRAWTI, encoded by the coding sequence GTGAACTTCGACCTTTTTCGTGCGGGTCTGCCGGTGGAGCCTGTGCATGTCGGCGACCCGGCGCTCGTCGCGATCTATGCCGATGAATCGTGTCTCGGAAACGGGCGCGACGGCGACAATCCTGGTGGCGCTGGGGGGCTGGTCGAGATGGTCGATCCGGGGACCGGCAATCTTCACCGGTGGGATTACTGGGTTGCGGAGCGGGCAACTACGAACAACCGGATGGCTTTGCGTTCGGTGATCGAGGCATTTGGTGAACTGTCAGGCATGAACCGTCCGTTCCGCGTCGTCTTCACGAGCGATTCGAAGTACATCGTCGAGGGAATGCGCTCCTGGGTGGCGGGTTGGATCAGGCGCGGCTGGCGCCGACAGGGTGGTGCAATTGAAAATCTGGCGTTGTGGAAGGAAGCGGTTGCTTCTGTTGGTGCGTATGAGTGCCGGTGGGAATGGGTTCGTGGCCATAACGGACAGCCTCAGAATGAATACGCAAACCATCTGGCCACGCGCGCGGCCGCGGAACAATCGAATTCCGGTGGGTTACGGCCTTCGGACTTCGACAACTGGCTCGCCGAATGGCGAACGAAGAAGAATGGATCGAGGGACATGGCACCCTTTCCGGACCCGGAAACATTCAAGGCGAGCCCGAGAGCATGGACGATCTAG
- a CDS encoding ArgE/DapE family deacylase: MSSAVTAGRNRIARGDAVALTQALVQVDSRNPSLCDGAPGEAEVARVLGRVLEDWGFDVEFSDAAPGRPNVVARIGPADAPALMFAGHLDVVAIEGMTHAPFDARIRDGRIYGRGSCDMKAGIAAMCAGVIQAYDMAGPAKRQIAIVAVADEEYESLGMRALLASGVTAEAAVVTEPTCLAICPAHRGFAWIEVEFSGRAAHGSRYDIGIDAIRHAGLVLAELDELDNGGLTGITHPLLGRASLHAGTIHGGIGMNTYPDACHLTIERRTLPGESADAAMHEVYDACERVRARRPGLDAHIRLTVAQNPSDVAVDSPVVGRLRSALSAESVPVLIEGLSAWTDAALLNEAGIPAICFGPGNILLAHSNEEFVPVSEIEVATRVLGRVARDWLLETT; the protein is encoded by the coding sequence GTGTCGTCAGCCGTGACTGCGGGGCGGAATCGCATCGCCCGCGGTGACGCGGTGGCGTTGACTCAGGCGCTGGTGCAGGTCGATTCCCGCAATCCCTCGCTGTGTGACGGCGCCCCCGGTGAGGCCGAGGTTGCGCGGGTGCTCGGGCGTGTTCTCGAGGATTGGGGCTTTGACGTCGAGTTTTCCGATGCCGCGCCTGGTCGCCCGAATGTTGTCGCCCGGATTGGACCCGCGGATGCTCCCGCCTTGATGTTTGCGGGCCATCTCGACGTTGTGGCGATCGAGGGCATGACGCACGCTCCGTTCGATGCGCGGATTCGCGATGGCAGGATTTACGGCCGGGGCTCTTGTGACATGAAGGCCGGCATCGCGGCGATGTGCGCGGGTGTTATCCAGGCATACGACATGGCGGGTCCGGCCAAGCGCCAGATCGCGATTGTTGCAGTTGCCGACGAGGAGTACGAGAGCCTGGGAATGCGGGCGCTGTTAGCCAGCGGCGTGACCGCGGAAGCGGCGGTCGTCACCGAGCCAACGTGCCTTGCGATCTGCCCGGCTCACCGGGGTTTTGCATGGATAGAGGTGGAGTTCAGCGGCCGCGCCGCTCACGGCAGCCGGTACGACATCGGCATCGACGCGATCCGGCATGCCGGGCTGGTACTTGCCGAGCTGGACGAGCTCGACAATGGCGGGCTGACGGGAATTACGCACCCCCTGTTGGGCAGGGCCTCGCTGCACGCCGGAACCATTCACGGGGGGATCGGCATGAATACCTACCCTGATGCGTGTCATCTGACGATCGAGCGACGCACGCTTCCGGGTGAGTCTGCCGATGCCGCGATGCATGAAGTTTACGATGCGTGCGAGCGGGTCCGCGCCAGGAGGCCCGGGCTCGACGCGCACATTAGATTGACCGTTGCTCAAAATCCCAGCGATGTGGCGGTCGATTCTCCTGTAGTAGGGCGGCTGAGGTCTGCGTTGAGTGCGGAGTCGGTCCCGGTACTTATAGAAGGGCTGAGTGCATGGACCGATGCTGCTCTGCTCAATGAGGCGGGCATCCCCGCGATTTGCTTCGGCCCCGGGAACATTCTGCTGGCGCATTCCAACGAGGAATTCGTTCCGGTTTCGGAAATCGAGGTGGCTACGAGGGTGTTGGGGAGGGTGGCGCGGGATTGGCTGTTGGAGACCACGTGA
- a CDS encoding thiolase family protein has product MTTSPQVVFLSAVRSPFGTYGGALRDVTAVDFTTRVASAAIARAGIEATDIDSTILGNVLYTSPDSIYFSRHVALKAGCRTEAPALTVNRLCGSGFQAVITGAHEILLGESNVCLVGGADSMSQAPHIARGLRWGTALGKSPPLEDSLWEALRDSHAGLAMAETAENLAEQYGLDRQMVDEFALRSQQLARDAWERNAFADEVVALDVKNPKTRQAEVFERDEHMRPDSTPEGLAKLKPVFREGGVVTAGNASGIGDGAGAMVISSARFASERGLQPLGRLVSWGLAGVDPKIMGIGPVPATRNALASAEMTLDDIDLIEVNEAFAAQACAVERELKIPREKLNTSGGAIALSHPLAASGARITAHLLHALRAEGKRYGLGSACIGGGQGIALIVESLQ; this is encoded by the coding sequence GTGACAACAAGCCCCCAAGTAGTATTCCTCTCTGCCGTCCGCTCCCCTTTCGGCACCTACGGCGGCGCACTCCGGGACGTGACTGCTGTCGACTTCACCACCCGCGTCGCCAGTGCTGCAATCGCACGAGCCGGCATCGAAGCCACCGACATCGACAGCACGATACTCGGCAACGTCCTCTACACCTCGCCAGACTCGATCTATTTTTCCCGCCACGTCGCACTCAAAGCGGGATGCCGAACGGAGGCACCCGCATTGACCGTAAACCGCCTCTGCGGCTCCGGTTTTCAGGCGGTGATCACCGGGGCACACGAGATTCTCCTCGGCGAATCGAACGTCTGCCTCGTTGGCGGAGCCGACTCGATGTCCCAGGCCCCCCACATTGCCCGCGGCCTGCGCTGGGGCACCGCACTTGGTAAGTCTCCGCCGCTCGAAGACAGCCTCTGGGAAGCGCTCCGCGATTCACACGCCGGACTCGCCATGGCAGAAACGGCCGAGAATCTCGCTGAACAATATGGACTCGACCGGCAGATGGTCGACGAGTTCGCACTGCGATCGCAGCAGCTCGCACGAGACGCGTGGGAAAGAAACGCATTTGCCGACGAAGTGGTCGCACTCGATGTCAAAAACCCGAAGACTCGTCAAGCCGAAGTGTTCGAGCGCGACGAGCACATGCGGCCGGATAGCACTCCCGAAGGGCTGGCAAAACTAAAGCCGGTGTTTCGCGAGGGCGGCGTCGTCACCGCTGGAAACGCATCCGGGATTGGCGACGGAGCCGGAGCTATGGTCATCTCCAGTGCCCGGTTCGCGAGCGAGCGCGGGCTCCAGCCTCTCGGGCGGCTCGTATCGTGGGGACTCGCCGGCGTGGATCCGAAGATCATGGGCATCGGACCCGTTCCCGCCACACGGAACGCGCTCGCATCGGCAGAAATGACCCTCGACGATATTGATCTGATCGAGGTGAATGAAGCCTTTGCTGCGCAGGCATGCGCCGTTGAGCGTGAACTCAAAATTCCGCGGGAAAAACTCAACACCAGCGGCGGGGCGATTGCGCTGAGCCATCCCCTTGCCGCATCCGGTGCGAGAATTACGGCCCATCTACTGCATGCACTCCGCGCAGAGGGCAAGCGCTACGGTCTTGGCTCCGCCTGCATCGGTGGCGGCCAGGGAATAGCGCTCATCGTTGAATCGCTGCAGTAA
- a CDS encoding DUF2911 domain-containing protein produces MNRSRMKLAALLAALMSVPANHATAQGVPFSQHGEVSQRVSYTDISVSYNRPTARGRLLFGTDSPALVRTGRPWHPGADSATHIRFSKDVVFEGKPLRRGEYSIWLIPQANAPWTVILNSASRVFHTPYPGERTDVLRVMVTPEKGAHMESLAYYFPVVGRDSTVLRMHWGDTVIPMRIKVSRAP; encoded by the coding sequence ATGAATAGAAGCAGGATGAAGCTCGCGGCTCTTCTGGCGGCCCTGATGTCGGTGCCGGCGAACCACGCGACTGCTCAGGGAGTTCCTTTCAGCCAGCATGGCGAAGTCAGCCAGCGCGTGAGCTACACCGACATCAGCGTCAGTTACAATCGTCCGACGGCGCGCGGCCGTCTACTGTTCGGAACCGACAGCCCGGCGCTGGTGAGAACCGGGCGCCCATGGCACCCCGGAGCCGACTCGGCGACACACATTCGCTTCAGCAAGGACGTCGTCTTCGAGGGCAAGCCACTCAGGCGGGGCGAGTATTCGATATGGTTGATTCCCCAAGCCAACGCTCCCTGGACCGTCATCCTCAACTCGGCGTCGCGGGTGTTTCATACGCCGTACCCGGGCGAGCGCACAGATGTGCTGCGCGTAATGGTGACGCCGGAGAAGGGCGCGCATATGGAATCGCTCGCCTACTATTTTCCGGTGGTGGGGAGGGACTCTACGGTCCTTCGAATGCATTGGGGCGACACGGTGATTCCCATGCGGATCAAAGTGTCGAGAGCACCGTAA
- a CDS encoding zinc ribbon domain-containing protein: MDDLDRVFHRLVSNIRHRHPEYLTLPFTVQELYETLIPYRHHRRELGIETNQDYEIAVTRLLSGERDYLHADPAMRDKLQAEVKASNMDPGAFREFAGSKVSLAPEALRRIKALTASADGAQNDAPDGAAQASQAPPESADGVEDGPAGSGSQPAVSATFPVSGAPPVLPAPSTPPAPPASQAGIGGSALSSMMQSPVAEGCRFCGGTLPDGRNAVYCPHCGNNLSVSRCPACGSELDSGWKFCATCGRTVG; encoded by the coding sequence ATGGACGATCTAGATCGTGTTTTCCATCGGCTGGTGAGCAACATCCGACACCGGCATCCAGAGTACCTTACGCTGCCCTTCACTGTGCAGGAGTTATACGAAACTCTAATTCCGTACCGTCATCATCGACGTGAACTCGGGATCGAGACCAACCAGGATTATGAGATCGCGGTGACCCGGCTTCTGTCGGGTGAGAGGGACTATCTCCATGCTGACCCGGCAATGCGCGACAAACTTCAGGCGGAGGTCAAGGCGTCGAACATGGATCCAGGCGCGTTTCGCGAATTCGCCGGGTCCAAGGTATCGCTTGCGCCTGAAGCCTTGCGGCGGATCAAGGCATTAACCGCTTCTGCCGACGGTGCGCAGAACGATGCGCCGGACGGCGCGGCTCAGGCGTCCCAGGCGCCGCCCGAATCTGCCGATGGGGTTGAAGACGGGCCCGCCGGGTCAGGTTCACAGCCGGCGGTCTCTGCCACATTTCCCGTATCGGGGGCACCGCCGGTGCTCCCTGCCCCCTCCACGCCCCCTGCGCCTCCCGCGTCTCAGGCAGGGATCGGCGGCTCTGCGCTGTCGTCGATGATGCAGTCCCCGGTCGCCGAGGGGTGCCGGTTCTGCGGGGGTACGCTTCCCGATGGCAGGAATGCGGTGTATTGCCCGCACTGCGGAAACAATCTTTCGGTTTCTCGATGCCCGGCGTGTGGGAGTGAGTTGGACTCCGGCTGGAAGTTCTGCGCGACTTGCGGGAGGACGGTAGGCTGA
- a CDS encoding cupin domain-containing protein produces the protein MISKLNLSDKFDLFNDHWSPKIAADLNENHVLLAKLQGEFVWHKHADEDELFMVIRGTLTIELRDGSITLEPGELAVIPKGVEHRPVALDEVHLMLVEPKKTRHTGDVISARTVHEYARI, from the coding sequence ATGATCTCCAAACTCAACCTCTCCGACAAATTCGATCTCTTCAACGATCACTGGAGTCCGAAAATCGCCGCAGACCTCAACGAGAACCACGTACTGCTCGCCAAGCTGCAAGGCGAATTCGTGTGGCACAAACACGCGGACGAAGACGAGCTTTTCATGGTAATCCGTGGAACCCTCACCATTGAGCTGCGGGATGGCTCCATCACGCTGGAGCCCGGCGAGCTAGCCGTCATTCCCAAAGGAGTCGAACATCGCCCAGTAGCGCTCGATGAAGTCCACCTGATGCTCGTCGAGCCCAAAAAGACCCGCCACACAGGCGACGTTATCTCGGCGCGCACGGTTCACGAGTACGCCCGTATCTGA